The Deinococcus puniceus genome segment GATGACGAGGCGCACCTGCCCACGCACTTTGGTTTCACGGCGCGGGGCGTACAGGTGCAAGTCGTCTTCGGAAACGGTGGGCGTCTCTAGCGTCAAATCAGTGCGGCCCAAGGTTTCGCGCAGCAGGGCTTCGGCGGCCTGCACATGAATTTCTGCTGGGTCGCCTTCCAAATCCAGCGTGCATTCGGGGTTTCTCATGCCCACCGCCGCCACGCTGAACGCCGGATTCACGCGCCGGAACGCCTGCGCCAGCAGATGCTCGCCGCTGTGCCGCTGCATCTGCCGCCAACGCCGCGCCGCGCCCACCTGTCCCGCAACGGGCGTGCCCACAGGCGGCGGCGGGTCTTTGAGCAGGTGCCAAATCTGCCCGGTGGCCTTGTCTTTGCGGGTGTCCAGTACGGCAGCCGTCCCCCCGGCCCACGTCAGGCAGCCCGCGTCCCCATTTTGCCCCCCACCTTCGGGATAAAAGGCGGTGGCGTCCAGCGCGACTTCAGAGCCGTTGATGTCATTCACCACGCTGTCGAAGGTTAAGTGCGTTCCGTCTTCGTAGTACAGGGCGCGGGTCAAGACTGGGCCTCATCTGTAGAAACCGCCAGTGGCACGGCGTCGCGGGTGCGTTCGCCGCCTACGTCGCCCGTATTCAGGGTGCTGGCAGGCTCGAACAGCAGCACCCAGCACACGTCCACCGCGTCAGGGCAATGCCGCACGCCACGCGGCACGACTATAAACTCGCCCTCGCGGATGGTGCGGGTGGGGCCGTCTTCAAAATGCATCAGCAGTTCGCCGCGCTGCACCAGAAAAAGCTCATCCTCGTGCGGGTGAGAGTGCATGACGAAGCGGCCCTGAATCTGGGCCAGTTTGACCATCTGCCCGTTCAGTTCGGCGGCCACACGCGGGGCGTAGACCTCAGCGAAGCTGGCAAACGCGGCGGCGAGATTGACGGGCTGAGGAGTCATGGGTGGAGTGTAGAACGTGAATGGAAGGTGGATCGTGGAACGTGGTTTGGCCTTCCCCACGATCTACGATCCACCCTCTACATCAGCTTTTAGACGTTATACGTGCTGCTCGCCGTTTCCCCGCCGCGTCCCGTCCAGTTGGTGTGATGAAACTCTCCGCGTGGGCCGTCCGTGCGCTCGTAGGTGTGTGCCCCGAAGTAGTCGCGCTGGGCCTGAAGAATGTTGGCAGGCAACTTGGCGGTGCGGTAGCCGTCGTAGTAAGCGAGCGCACTGGCAAAAGCAGGCGTAGGAATGCCGCTTAGGGCCGCAGCCGCAATCGTCTGACGCCACGCGGTTTGTACGCCCTGAATGGCCTCTTGAAAGTAGGGGGCCAGCAGCAGGTTCGGCAAGTCGCGCTGGGCATCATAGGCTTCCTTGATGCGGTCTAGGAACTGGGCGCGAATGATGCAGCCGCCGCGCCACATCAGGGCGATTGCGCCGAAATCCAGTGTCCAGCCTGCATCTTGGGCCGACAGACGCAGAAGCTGAAAGCCCTGTGCATAAGCAGCGATTTTGGAAGCGTAGAGGGCTTGGCGTACATTTTCGATAAACGCGGCCTGATCGGTGAGCGCTACAATTTCGGGGCCTTTCAGGAAATGGCTGGCGGCCATGCGCTCCTCTTTCAGGGCGCTCATGGCGCGGGCGTACACGGCTTCGGTGATGGTGGCGGCGGGGCTTCCGGCGTCCAGCGCGGCCACGCTCGTCCATTTGCCCGTGCCTTTTTGTCCGGCGGCGTCCAGAATCACGTCTACCAGCGGTTGTCCAGTCTTGTCGTCAATCTTGGTCAGAATGTCGGCGGTAATTTCGATCAGGTAGGAATTCAGTTCGCCCCGGTTCCACTCGGCAAACACGTCGGCAATCTGGGGGGCGCTGAGGCCCGCCACATCGCGCAGCAGGTGATAACTCTCGGCGATCATCTGCATGTCGGCGTACTCGATGCCGTTGTGAACCATCTTCACGAAATGGCCCGCGCCTTCCTCGCCCACCCAGTCGCAGCAGGGCGTGCCGTCCTCGACCCGCGCCGCAATGCCCTGAAAAATAGGCTTGACGGCTTCCCACGCCAGCGGATTGCCCCCCGGCATGATGCTGGGGCCGGTCAGTGCGCCTTCCTCGCCGCCCGACACGCCCGTACCGATAAACAGCAATCCTTCGGTAGA includes the following:
- the gnd gene encoding decarboxylating NADP(+)-dependent phosphogluconate dehydrogenase is translated as MTHPSADAPAASLVAPVADIGVIGLAVMGENLILNMASKGFTVAAFNRTVSKVTAFTGGRASGLTIVGADSVEGFVALLKRPRKVMLMVKAGAAVDEFINHVKPFLEPGDIIIDGGNSHPADSTRRTKELSTEGLLFIGTGVSGGEEGALTGPSIMPGGNPLAWEAVKPIFQGIAARVEDGTPCCDWVGEEGAGHFVKMVHNGIEYADMQMIAESYHLLRDVAGLSAPQIADVFAEWNRGELNSYLIEITADILTKIDDKTGQPLVDVILDAAGQKGTGKWTSVAALDAGSPAATITEAVYARAMSALKEERMAASHFLKGPEIVALTDQAAFIENVRQALYASKIAAYAQGFQLLRLSAQDAGWTLDFGAIALMWRGGCIIRAQFLDRIKEAYDAQRDLPNLLLAPYFQEAIQGVQTAWRQTIAAAALSGIPTPAFASALAYYDGYRTAKLPANILQAQRDYFGAHTYERTDGPRGEFHHTNWTGRGGETASSTYNV
- a CDS encoding cupin domain-containing protein, which gives rise to MTPQPVNLAAAFASFAEVYAPRVAAELNGQMVKLAQIQGRFVMHSHPHEDELFLVQRGELLMHFEDGPTRTIREGEFIVVPRGVRHCPDAVDVCWVLLFEPASTLNTGDVGGERTRDAVPLAVSTDEAQS